The following coding sequences lie in one Aspergillus luchuensis IFO 4308 DNA, chromosome 8, nearly complete sequence genomic window:
- a CDS encoding TolB family protein (COG:U;~EggNog:ENOG410PW0W;~InterPro:IPR011042,IPR011659;~PFAM:PF07676;~SECRETED:SignalP(1-18)): MRISAAFALAGLVAGSAAAGCPYAERANNAAAAAAPAGCPYAKHAAAASTKETPGLARRGPIEGKKGIFYMNRIGPSGGQLWISNADGTNATQLMGNQTNAFDYHPTWSPDGEWIVFTSERRGPGQSDLYRVRVDGSGLETLAATDSVEDIGVLSPDGNKLAYVSTQGNYTTNIWVKDLTSGQAQNLTDTEANRADNTWPTGHFRPSWSPDGEWIVFSSDRNTDWTGHSDGTGWEHTQTLGVYAVRPDGSDFRTVIRQDGYSLGTPQFSPDGKRIIYNNMTTENTYGCHGVSAQQEAVTAQIYSVDFATGSNVIAHTSGSYPKVGQHYIGNSTNIGYLVKAGDEGIHYTKPDFSHQNFNLTNLRDPWWSPDGSKLVYWIPNWTQQAADLELWSYDNDWEYRYMDVFPMHNTVINRIASTQKVLGSANGSLVHSSPLYTDVVDALDSYDIYNISNSTEVEWLLEGNSGAFQPSWNPDGTELVSGFGAWFVSRTTNTAKIYRTFANGTWHTNLTDGSDNSGFPSWSPDGTAIVYRKWSLATEAPLGLHILNFTTGKTHQLTDGWDNTPGWSPDGERIVFTRNNNWTESYGARWYADRFDIYTIRPDGSELTRVTDSLSNDAHAVWSQDGRIMWSTGMYGFKDESALFDDTFQPYGQIMVMNYDGTNKTLVTDTIWEDSMPLYMPNEYLE, from the exons ATGCGTATTTctgctgcttttgctttGGCTGGCCTGGTGGCCGGCTCGGCCGCTGCTGGCTGCCCGTACGCGGAGCGCGCCAACaacgctgctgctgctgcagctcctgCGGGCTGTCCCTATGCTAAGCacgccgctgctgcttctaCGAAAGAAACCCCCGGGCTGGCCCGTCGGGGTCCGATTGAGGGCAAGAAGGGTATCTTTTACA TGAACCGCATTGGACCTTCCGGAGGACAGTTATGGATCTCGAATGCCGATGGCACTAACGCCACTCAGCTCATGGGCAACCAGACCAATGCTTTCGACTACCACCCTACATGGTCTCCTGACGGAGAGTGGATTGTCTTCACCAGCGAGCGCCGCGGTCCGGGTCAGTCGGACCTGTACCGTGTTCGCGTGGATGGTTCGGGACTGGAGACACTTGCGGCCACGGACTCTGTTGAAGACATCGGTGTTCTGTCTCCCGATGGAAACAAGCTGGCCTACGTTTCTACTCAGGGCAactacaccaccaacatctgGGTCAAGGACCTCACCTCTGGACAGGCCCAGAACTTGACCGATACCGAGGCTAACAGAGCCGACAACACCTGGCCCACTGGTCACTTCCGCCCCTCCTGGTCTCCCGACGGAGAGTGGATTGTCTTCAGTTCCGACCGCAACACCGACTGGACCGGCCACAGCGATGGTACTGGCTGGGAGCACACCCAGACTCTGGGGGTGTACGCCGTCCGCCCTGATGGCAGTGACTTCCGCACCGTTATCCGCCAGGATGGTTACTCGCTGGGTACCCCGCAGTTCTCGCCCGATGGCAAGCGCATCATCTACAACAACATGACTACTGAGAACACCTACGGCTGCCATGGTGTTTCTGCCCAGCAGGAGGCTGTCACCGCACAGATCTACAGCGTAGACTTTGCGACTGGCTCCAACGTCATTGCTCACACCTCCGGTAGCTACCCTAAGGTCGGCCAGCACTACATTGGCAACTCGACCAACATTGGCTACTTGGTCAAGGCCGGAGACGAGGGTATTCACTACACCAAACCTGACTTCAGCCACCAGAACTTCAACCTGACCAACCTTCGCGATCCTTGGTGGTCCCCTGACGGCTCCAAGCTGGTTTACTGGATCCCCAACTGGACTCAGCAGGCTGCCGACCTGGAGCTCTGGAGCTACGACAATGATTGGGAATATCGCTACATGGATGTCTTCCCCATGCATAACACCGTCATCAACCGCATCGCATCCACCCAGAAGGTCCTCGGCAGCGCCAACGGCTCTCTGGTCCACTCTTCCCCTCTGTATACCGACGTTGTTGATGCTCTCGATTCCTACGACATCTACAACATCAGCAACTCCACCGAGGTCGAGTGGCTCCTGGAAGGTAACTCTGGTGCCTTCCAGCCCTCCTGGAACCCCGACGGCACGGAGCTGGTGTCTGGCTTTGGAGCCTGGTTCGTCAGCCGCACCACAAACACCGCCAAGATCTACCGCACCTTCGCCAACGGTACCTGGCACACCAACCTGACTGATGGATCCGACAACTCTGGTTTCCCATCCTGGTCTCCCGATGGAACTGCCATCGTCTACCGCAAGTGGAGCCTTGCTACAGAGGCCCCCTTGGGTCTGCACATCCTGAACTTCACCACCGGCAAGACCCACCAGCTCACTGACGGCTGGGACAACACCCCCGGCTGGTCCCCCGACGGCGAGCGCATTGTCTTCACCCGCAACAACAACTGGACCGAGTCCTACGGCGCTCGCTGGTACGCGGATCGCTTCGATATCTACACCATCCGCCCTGACGGATCCGAGTTGACCCGCGTCACTGACAGTCTTTCTAACGATGCTCA CGCTGTGTGGTCTCAGGACGGCCGCATTATGTGGAGCACCGGTATGTACGGCTTCAAGGATGAGAGTGCTCTCTTCGACGACACCTTCCAACCGTACGGCCAGATCATGGTCATGAACTACGATGGTACCAACAAGACCCTTGTGACAGATACTATCTGGGAGGATTCAATGCCTCTGTACATGCCCAACGAGTACCTCGAGTAA